A window from Opitutia bacterium ISCC 52 encodes these proteins:
- a CDS encoding sugar phosphate isomerase/epimerase, with protein sequence MKFAICNETFGEIPLAESAAAAARHGYDGLEIAPFTLDKDVPEINLVEASSLGDQVRDQGVEVVGLHWLLAKTEGFHLTSPDPAVQQATADRARQLADLCCAMGGKVMVWGSPQQRSLESDWDYKEAFERAVGLLQVASRHCEDLGVTIAMEPLGPTETNFLNTTAETIRLCQAVNSPACQLHLDVKAMSSEESSIGDVIRASKDWTAHFHANDPNLYGPGMGDTEYGPIVEALRETEYQGWISVEVFKYDPSPDHIAEVSMRNLKQYFGS encoded by the coding sequence ATGAAATTTGCAATTTGTAACGAAACCTTTGGTGAAATCCCACTTGCTGAATCTGCTGCAGCCGCCGCGCGCCACGGCTATGATGGGCTAGAGATAGCGCCGTTCACCCTGGATAAGGATGTCCCTGAAATCAACCTCGTTGAGGCCAGCTCCCTAGGGGATCAAGTGCGCGACCAGGGCGTCGAAGTAGTTGGCCTCCATTGGCTCCTGGCCAAAACGGAAGGTTTCCACCTGACCTCACCTGATCCTGCCGTCCAGCAGGCGACTGCTGATCGAGCAAGGCAATTAGCCGACCTTTGTTGTGCCATGGGAGGAAAAGTCATGGTGTGGGGAAGCCCACAACAACGCAGCCTGGAATCTGATTGGGATTACAAAGAAGCTTTTGAGCGAGCTGTTGGTCTCCTGCAAGTGGCCTCCAGGCACTGCGAGGACCTGGGCGTCACCATAGCCATGGAGCCACTGGGACCCACAGAAACCAATTTTCTAAATACGACGGCTGAAACAATCCGTTTATGCCAGGCTGTTAATAGTCCCGCTTGTCAGCTTCATTTGGATGTAAAGGCGATGAGTTCTGAGGAATCATCCATAGGAGATGTAATTCGAGCATCCAAAGACTGGACTGCCCATTTTCACGCTAACGACCCCAATCTCTATGGGCCAGGCATGGGCGACACGGAATATGGCCCCATAGTCGAAGCCTTACGAGAAACTGAGTATCAAGGCTGGATCTCTGTAGAAGTTTTCAAATACGATCCTTCTCCTGATCATATTGCTGAAGTCAGCATGCGAAACCTAAAGCAATATTTCGGCTCTTAA
- a CDS encoding PmoA family protein, whose protein sequence is MKTVLLLLASIGLLTNNIQAASFEFETDDSGVTVKLNGELFTRYVTDQANKPYFYPIIGPTGAHMTRHYPMKDVEGERQDHPHHRGINFGHHKNNGYNTWLERKSLEKKIEGKPPEEAEKILSVMGYTVHSGYKSLKVASDHAVMGVTNDYTDYDGNWIMKDERTYTFRAPDDDSRIIDVDIKLMAPPHVLTHLADQKDAGLSIRVPHAISVDAKQGGLLINSEGDTNIDSWGKQANWCDYNGTIDGQKVGIAFMNHPASFRYPTFWHARTYGLLTANAFGTKSVGSEGNGTITLSGDEYIRLKHRFLFHKGDHKSADIEGAWEEYAGKYKYTNLFNGKSLTGWKSNNEVCWEAKDGILHAKNDPEQKGDILQTKKSYKDFMFQADFKFGEGRIDTGIFLRDTKEQIQIGESGSLKRDMTALPYIPGKGYPIQNTKAQEVFDMENWNRLKVRVKGNTYTTYLNGKKVMTYESETIKPEGPIGIQVHPKREMGLQYRNIMVREL, encoded by the coding sequence ATGAAAACAGTATTACTACTCCTAGCCTCCATTGGCCTGCTAACTAATAACATTCAGGCTGCCAGCTTTGAATTTGAAACCGACGATAGCGGCGTAACCGTTAAACTGAACGGCGAGCTCTTTACTCGATACGTCACCGATCAGGCAAATAAACCCTATTTCTACCCCATCATCGGGCCGACGGGTGCTCACATGACACGGCACTATCCGATGAAAGATGTTGAAGGCGAACGTCAGGATCATCCACACCACCGAGGTATCAATTTCGGGCACCATAAAAACAACGGCTACAACACCTGGCTGGAACGTAAGAGTCTCGAAAAAAAGATCGAAGGAAAACCTCCAGAAGAAGCGGAGAAGATTTTGTCAGTAATGGGCTACACGGTTCACAGCGGTTACAAATCACTCAAGGTGGCGAGTGATCACGCAGTGATGGGCGTAACGAATGACTATACCGATTACGACGGTAACTGGATCATGAAAGACGAGAGAACTTACACCTTCCGTGCGCCGGATGATGATTCCCGTATCATTGATGTAGACATCAAACTCATGGCACCTCCTCACGTCCTGACACATCTGGCCGATCAAAAAGACGCGGGTCTTTCCATTCGAGTGCCTCACGCCATATCAGTTGACGCGAAACAAGGTGGATTACTAATCAATTCCGAAGGTGACACCAATATCGACAGCTGGGGCAAACAGGCAAATTGGTGTGACTACAATGGAACCATTGATGGACAAAAAGTTGGTATCGCTTTCATGAATCATCCAGCCAGCTTCCGGTATCCGACATTCTGGCACGCCAGGACTTACGGACTACTCACAGCTAATGCCTTTGGCACGAAGTCTGTCGGTAGCGAAGGAAATGGCACCATCACTTTAAGTGGTGATGAATATATCCGCCTCAAACACCGTTTCTTATTCCACAAAGGCGACCACAAGTCTGCAGATATTGAAGGCGCCTGGGAAGAATACGCCGGCAAATACAAGTATACGAATCTCTTTAATGGGAAGAGCCTCACCGGATGGAAGAGCAATAACGAAGTTTGCTGGGAAGCGAAGGATGGTATTCTTCACGCCAAGAACGATCCTGAACAGAAGGGTGATATTCTGCAGACGAAGAAGTCATACAAAGATTTTATGTTCCAAGCTGACTTCAAGTTTGGCGAAGGTCGCATTGATACCGGCATCTTCCTACGCGATACCAAGGAACAAATCCAAATTGGTGAATCTGGCAGTCTGAAGCGCGACATGACCGCCCTGCCCTACATTCCGGGTAAAGGGTATCCCATCCAAAACACGAAAGCCCAAGAGGTCTTCGATATGGAAAACTGGAACCGGCTCAAGGTGCGCGTAAAAGGGAACACCTACACGACTTACCTCAATGGCAAGAAAGTCATGACCTACGAATCAGAGACCATCAAACCGGAAGGCCCTATCGGTATCCAAGTCCACCCGAAGCGCGAGATGGGTTTGCAATACCGAAATATCATGGTTCGGGAGCTCTAG
- a CDS encoding PQQ-binding-like beta-propeller repeat protein codes for MKTSRSLLVLSSLVLTIPFGTLLADGHKNWPTWRPTSGTGVAEHATPPIEWGDEKNIKWKAEVGGAGYSTPIIWEDKIFLLSAVPVGEAPQAPAAQQRQRPGGNANAAGGPGGRQRGGGGQGGPGGQARGPGGQGGPPAELLAQFDKDGDGELNDEERNALRAEMRSRRGGGQGGPGAQAQGPGGRQQGQGGAGGGRQRGGRGGAGGGQVLQMQQFKVIALDRNSGEIIWEKIAREEMPHEGHHPSHGYADASPVTDGKHLWASFGSRGIYSYDLDGNLIWEKDLGDMRTRVGFGEGASPAIAGDNLIVLWDNEDQSYIVALNKMTGKEVWRQDRDERTSWTTPFILEQNGKLQVIVAGTNATRTYDAETGDIIWEASGLTSNVIPMPVVGHGNVYVTSGYKGNSVQAIKLSSRGDVTDTDDVVWKVRESGSYVASPVLSGERLYVTKSYDNILSCMNALTGEYHFQDERLQALRGIYASPLAANGFLYVAGREGTTLVLKDSDELEIIATNKLDDKIDASPVALGGDLFIRGHKYLYCISEG; via the coding sequence ATGAAAACTTCTCGATCGTTATTGGTTCTGTCTTCCCTTGTACTCACAATTCCTTTCGGCACATTACTGGCTGATGGGCACAAAAACTGGCCTACCTGGCGTCCAACATCTGGAACCGGTGTAGCTGAGCATGCCACTCCGCCCATTGAGTGGGGTGATGAAAAGAACATAAAATGGAAGGCCGAAGTTGGTGGAGCGGGTTATTCCACTCCTATCATTTGGGAAGATAAAATATTTCTACTATCCGCCGTCCCGGTTGGAGAAGCTCCTCAAGCACCCGCAGCTCAACAACGGCAACGTCCAGGTGGTAATGCGAATGCCGCAGGAGGCCCTGGAGGTCGACAAAGAGGTGGTGGTGGTCAAGGTGGTCCTGGCGGACAGGCTAGGGGGCCTGGTGGGCAAGGAGGTCCACCCGCTGAACTCTTGGCTCAATTTGATAAGGATGGAGACGGCGAACTGAACGATGAGGAACGCAACGCACTGAGAGCTGAAATGCGCTCTCGTCGTGGTGGAGGCCAAGGTGGTCCAGGAGCTCAAGCGCAAGGACCTGGCGGACGGCAGCAAGGCCAAGGCGGTGCTGGTGGCGGTCGTCAAAGAGGAGGACGAGGAGGCGCTGGCGGTGGCCAAGTGCTCCAAATGCAGCAGTTTAAGGTCATCGCATTGGACCGAAATTCTGGAGAAATCATTTGGGAAAAAATTGCTCGAGAAGAAATGCCTCATGAAGGGCATCATCCGAGTCACGGTTATGCAGATGCATCCCCAGTGACCGACGGAAAACACCTATGGGCGTCTTTTGGCTCACGTGGAATTTATTCTTATGACCTGGATGGAAATCTCATTTGGGAAAAAGATTTGGGTGATATGAGAACGCGGGTTGGCTTTGGCGAAGGAGCGTCTCCAGCGATTGCAGGAGACAACCTGATCGTACTTTGGGACAATGAAGATCAATCTTACATCGTTGCCCTCAATAAAATGACCGGCAAGGAAGTCTGGCGACAAGATCGTGACGAACGGACTTCCTGGACAACCCCTTTTATTTTAGAGCAAAACGGCAAACTTCAGGTCATTGTTGCCGGCACTAATGCAACCCGTACTTACGATGCTGAAACAGGCGATATTATTTGGGAAGCGAGTGGGCTGACTTCGAATGTGATCCCAATGCCTGTGGTTGGGCATGGCAATGTGTACGTGACTAGCGGATACAAGGGTAACTCAGTTCAGGCCATCAAGCTGTCTTCAAGGGGAGATGTGACTGACACCGACGATGTGGTTTGGAAAGTAAGAGAAAGCGGTTCCTATGTCGCTTCACCTGTGCTTTCCGGTGAGCGACTGTATGTTACGAAGAGCTATGACAATATTTTGTCCTGCATGAATGCATTAACCGGCGAGTATCATTTTCAAGATGAGCGGCTTCAGGCCCTCAGAGGGATATACGCGTCTCCTCTTGCCGCAAATGGATTCCTCTATGTGGCAGGACGAGAAGGCACAACTTTGGTTCTTAAAGATTCTGACGAACTTGAAATCATCGCCACCAATAAACTGGATGATAAGATCGATGCTTCACCGGTTGCTCTCGGTGGCGACTTGTTTATTCGTGGCCACAAGTACCTCTATTGTATTAGCGAGGGTTGA
- a CDS encoding sulfatase-like hydrolase/transferase: MNTLVTSLKSLLLGLCLAQVVSAADKPNILYIFTDDQSDRTVSSYERSLPWVSTPNIDQLAATGVRFKSAYTGSWCMPSRATFLTGHLQYGVESMSMEGQYPSSSYDPEQCPFWMRNFKEAGYTTAQIGKWHTGVDAGFGRDWDFQIVWNRPAHPGNSGAYYYDQILSFNGGESVMTPGYTTDNYTKWAVEYLEGKGRDPEKPWLLWLCYGATHGPFTPADRHKDTIPEDTVVPKPVDLWPPRPGKPEYVKIRAGYRRGENGTAYVQNRPGNGWEHQEGVITYQETAQGLDESVGTLVETLKVTGQLENTLIIYTSDQGFAWGQHGFQHKVAPYDANIASPFIVSYPGVVPEGKVSSTPIGGHDLVPTLFHYAGVDLPWKMHGRNLAPLLENPEEPSDHSVLLAFTGRTYGSDTATLPKGVDSHADMPWWVSYRVHEYKYIMNLIEGEVEELYNLERDSDELHNLALDPNHADLLVEMRKAAIAEMRRTDCPFVDRLPVFATNR; this comes from the coding sequence ATGAATACCCTAGTTACTTCATTGAAATCTTTGCTTCTGGGGCTGTGTCTGGCGCAGGTAGTTTCAGCGGCCGATAAGCCTAACATTCTCTATATCTTTACGGATGATCAGTCCGATAGGACGGTAAGTTCCTACGAACGATCTTTGCCTTGGGTAAGTACCCCAAACATTGATCAATTGGCTGCTACAGGCGTTCGCTTTAAAAGTGCTTACACCGGAAGTTGGTGCATGCCTTCGCGTGCTACCTTTCTTACGGGTCATCTACAGTATGGTGTAGAGTCGATGAGTATGGAGGGCCAATATCCAAGTAGCAGTTACGATCCTGAACAATGTCCTTTTTGGATGAGAAATTTTAAAGAGGCCGGTTACACGACGGCGCAAATCGGGAAATGGCATACCGGTGTGGATGCTGGGTTTGGGCGTGATTGGGATTTTCAAATTGTATGGAACCGACCCGCTCACCCGGGTAATTCAGGGGCTTACTACTATGATCAGATACTTTCGTTTAACGGCGGTGAGTCAGTGATGACTCCAGGCTACACGACCGATAATTATACAAAATGGGCGGTTGAATACCTTGAGGGAAAGGGGAGAGACCCGGAGAAGCCCTGGCTACTGTGGCTCTGTTATGGTGCTACTCATGGTCCTTTTACGCCTGCTGACCGCCACAAGGATACGATTCCTGAGGATACGGTTGTTCCAAAGCCAGTAGATCTTTGGCCTCCCCGTCCTGGAAAACCCGAGTATGTGAAAATTCGAGCTGGGTATAGAAGAGGCGAAAATGGCACAGCGTATGTGCAAAACCGCCCTGGTAATGGCTGGGAGCATCAGGAAGGAGTCATTACCTATCAGGAAACCGCGCAAGGCTTGGATGAGTCGGTAGGCACCTTGGTGGAAACGCTCAAAGTGACCGGTCAGTTAGAAAACACCCTGATCATTTACACCTCAGACCAAGGTTTTGCCTGGGGGCAGCACGGTTTCCAGCACAAGGTGGCTCCTTACGATGCCAATATCGCAAGTCCATTTATAGTGAGCTATCCAGGCGTTGTTCCGGAAGGAAAGGTCAGCTCAACTCCGATCGGAGGGCATGACTTAGTTCCCACTTTATTTCACTATGCAGGCGTTGATTTACCCTGGAAAATGCATGGTAGAAATCTTGCTCCACTATTGGAGAACCCTGAGGAGCCAAGTGATCACTCGGTCCTGCTTGCTTTTACCGGACGAACTTATGGCTCCGATACAGCAACGCTTCCCAAGGGTGTTGACTCCCATGCAGATATGCCTTGGTGGGTTTCCTATCGGGTTCATGAATACAAATATATCATGAACTTGATCGAAGGAGAAGTAGAGGAGCTCTACAACCTGGAGAGGGATTCCGACGAATTACACAACCTGGCGTTGGATCCTAACCATGCGGATTTGTTGGTGGAAATGCGAAAAGCCGCCATAGCTGAGATGCGAAGGACTGACTGCCCGTTTGTGGATCGACTACCAGTTTTTGCAACAAATCGTTAG
- the msrB gene encoding peptide-methionine (R)-S-oxide reductase MsrB → MAELYSYVFVAYELKYSPKWSVILTVVMKETFKKSSLCLLAIVLIFGAYSLMPASDKKEPVDPEKAKRLKELTPMQYRVTQEEGTEPPFRNEYWDNKKAGIYVDIVSGEPLFSSKDKYKSGTGWPSFTKPLESSNIVEKTDYHIGYARTEVRSKGADSHLGHVFPDGPKPTGLRYCMNSASMKFIPVAKLEEEGYRKYLDLFSEVKK, encoded by the coding sequence ATGGCTGAACTTTATTCGTATGTGTTTGTCGCTTATGAGTTGAAATATTCTCCTAAATGGAGCGTCATACTCACAGTTGTTATGAAAGAGACATTCAAGAAATCCTCATTGTGTTTGTTGGCTATCGTCCTAATCTTTGGAGCTTATAGCCTGATGCCAGCCTCCGATAAAAAAGAACCGGTCGATCCTGAGAAGGCAAAACGACTCAAGGAGCTGACTCCTATGCAGTATCGGGTCACTCAGGAAGAGGGCACGGAGCCACCTTTTAGGAATGAATACTGGGATAACAAAAAAGCGGGCATTTATGTGGATATCGTTTCCGGAGAACCGCTGTTTAGCTCTAAGGATAAATATAAGTCCGGCACAGGTTGGCCCAGTTTTACAAAACCCCTTGAGTCTAGCAATATTGTGGAGAAAACAGATTACCATATCGGCTATGCCAGAACTGAAGTTCGCTCTAAAGGGGCTGATTCTCATCTAGGACATGTGTTTCCTGACGGACCGAAACCAACGGGACTTCGCTACTGCATGAATTCTGCTTCCATGAAATTTATCCCAGTCGCCAAACTCGAAGAGGAAGGGTATAGGAAGTATTTGGATCTGTTTTCCGAGGTGAAGAAGTAG
- a CDS encoding DoxX family protein has protein sequence MQLPKLIYWFSTVLLSLLLLFSASMYIFNHADVVVAFKQLGYPSHIIYPLALAKILAVIAIVSNKVKFLKKLAYAGVFFNLLLAFMAHLVNGDGAGMLAFLGLFLLGTSFVFDKILKPKHRSAFEV, from the coding sequence ATGCAACTTCCCAAGCTGATTTACTGGTTTTCTACCGTATTGCTTTCCCTTCTGCTACTGTTCTCCGCCAGCATGTATATCTTTAACCATGCCGATGTAGTCGTTGCCTTTAAGCAGCTCGGGTATCCATCCCATATCATTTACCCCCTGGCATTAGCGAAAATCCTAGCTGTTATCGCCATTGTATCGAACAAAGTGAAGTTCCTGAAAAAGCTAGCCTATGCAGGCGTATTCTTTAATCTCCTCCTGGCATTTATGGCCCACCTGGTAAATGGCGATGGAGCAGGAATGCTGGCTTTTCTGGGATTGTTCTTACTGGGAACTTCCTTCGTCTTCGACAAAATCCTGAAGCCGAAGCATAGATCCGCATTTGAGGTATGA